From Kitasatospora sp. MAP12-44:
GACCGAGAACGCCGCCCGCGAGAACCTCGCCCTGGTTCTCACCACCGGCGTCGAGCCGGAGGAGATCGACCCGGACGCCGACCTGGTCGCCGCCTACGGGCTGACCTCGCTCAACAAGGTGCTCTTCCTCACCTCGCTCTGCGACGAGACCGGCACCGAGCTGTTCCACTTCACCGAGCACGACCTGGCCCGGATGACCACGCTGCGCGAGGTCGTCGAGGCCGTCACCAACACCATGACGAAGGCGGTCTGAACATGAGCTGGGTAGAG
This genomic window contains:
- a CDS encoding acyl carrier protein — encoded protein: MSAPMHAETENAARENLALVLTTGVEPEEIDPDADLVAAYGLTSLNKVLFLTSLCDETGTELFHFTEHDLARMTTLREVVEAVTNTMTKAV